In Dyadobacter sp. NIV53, a single window of DNA contains:
- a CDS encoding glycoside hydrolase family 9 protein: MKSNYKHLYLLLFIYFLSFPVFAQSIKILTNHIGYENTNVKRAVVLAESKLSIPVFQIIDIASGKVVYNGKTQFSGPVAKWKNWLFWTIDFSDVKTEGNYKVQVINAGKTISSYPFVIGKNVLESATLSNVIYYFKGQRSSGLLDKADHHLLLKGQTKDTVDVHGGWYDASGDYGKHLSHLTFSTYFNPQQISLTAWSLFKTYDQLIKRKGNDFRQYNRRLLDEAMYGADYLVRVQVKDGSFYRSVSAPGPGKMAKDRVIQAEEQSYRIKENKDQAFSDTDKSDNWKKYQVSYRSGGGMSIAALAIAAAHDSSGDFSNKKYLLAAENAFRFLEKNNGMMTNDGKENIVDDYCALSAATELYRTTKKDEYKIAAEKRAESLLGRLVSSEKYKNFWRADDHDRPFFHPSDAGLPVVSLLNYYPFASIELQAGIKEAIKKSLTFELALTSEVKNPFGYSRQLTQDTLGIQKTTFFFPHGSDASPWWQGENARIASIAAAARLAAPLFSSDKPFQDSLENFALNQLNWILGSNPYNTSMLQGSGYNNPAYGFFGTFEYTNAPGGIVNGITSGIDNEDDIDFNLSYAQTGKDNDWRWAEQWLPHAAWYLLAVSSGSMK; the protein is encoded by the coding sequence ATGAAATCCAATTACAAACACTTATATCTTTTATTGTTCATATACTTTTTGTCCTTTCCTGTTTTTGCACAAAGCATTAAGATACTGACCAACCATATAGGCTACGAAAATACGAATGTAAAAAGAGCTGTTGTGCTGGCTGAAAGTAAATTATCTATTCCGGTATTTCAAATAATAGATATTGCATCCGGAAAGGTGGTGTACAATGGTAAAACGCAATTCAGCGGCCCGGTTGCCAAATGGAAAAACTGGCTATTCTGGACAATTGATTTCAGTGATGTCAAAACGGAAGGAAATTATAAAGTTCAGGTAATAAACGCAGGAAAGACAATTTCTTCCTATCCTTTTGTAATTGGAAAAAATGTACTGGAATCGGCTACCTTATCCAACGTAATTTATTATTTCAAAGGACAACGAAGCTCGGGATTACTGGATAAAGCGGATCATCATTTGTTATTAAAAGGCCAGACGAAAGATACGGTTGATGTACACGGTGGCTGGTATGATGCTTCGGGAGATTATGGGAAACATTTATCACATCTTACGTTTTCAACCTATTTTAACCCACAGCAAATTTCGTTGACCGCATGGAGTTTGTTTAAAACGTATGATCAGCTTATTAAAAGAAAAGGCAATGACTTTCGTCAGTACAACCGCCGTTTGCTCGATGAGGCAATGTATGGTGCTGATTATCTGGTGCGTGTACAGGTAAAAGACGGATCATTTTACCGTTCGGTTTCAGCTCCCGGCCCGGGCAAAATGGCGAAAGACAGAGTCATTCAGGCAGAGGAGCAGAGCTATCGGATCAAGGAAAATAAAGACCAGGCATTTAGTGATACAGATAAGTCGGACAACTGGAAAAAGTACCAGGTTAGTTACCGGTCGGGTGGAGGCATGAGCATTGCTGCACTGGCAATCGCGGCCGCGCACGATTCTTCCGGAGATTTTAGCAATAAGAAATATTTATTGGCGGCTGAAAATGCATTCCGTTTTTTAGAAAAAAATAATGGAATGATGACCAATGATGGCAAAGAAAACATTGTGGACGACTACTGTGCGTTGAGTGCAGCTACTGAATTGTATAGGACAACCAAAAAGGATGAATACAAAATTGCGGCTGAAAAGCGCGCAGAAAGTTTGCTGGGCCGGCTTGTTTCATCTGAAAAATATAAAAACTTCTGGCGTGCCGATGACCATGACAGACCTTTTTTCCACCCATCAGATGCAGGATTACCGGTAGTAAGCCTGCTCAATTATTATCCTTTTGCTTCTATTGAATTGCAAGCCGGAATAAAGGAGGCAATCAAAAAGTCACTGACTTTTGAATTGGCCTTAACAAGTGAAGTGAAAAATCCTTTTGGATACAGCAGACAGTTAACACAGGATACATTGGGGATTCAAAAAACCACTTTCTTCTTTCCGCATGGAAGTGATGCATCTCCATGGTGGCAGGGTGAAAATGCAAGAATTGCTTCTATTGCAGCCGCTGCAAGATTAGCGGCTCCGTTATTTTCCTCAGATAAACCATTTCAGGATAGTCTTGAAAATTTTGCATTAAATCAGCTCAACTGGATTCTTGGATCAAATCCCTACAATACGTCGATGTTACAGGGTTCAGGATATAATAATCCGGCTTATGGATTTTTCGGAACTTTTGAATATACCAATGCACCGGGCGGAATTGTCAACGGGATTACTTCGGGGATTGACAATGAGGACGATATTGATTTCAATCTTTCATATGCCCAAACCGGTAAAGACAATGACTGGCGCTGGGCCGAACAATGGCTGCCGCACGCCGCTTGGTACTTACTGGCAGTATCTTCGGGGAGTATGAAGTAG
- a CDS encoding DUF5686 and carboxypeptidase-like regulatory domain-containing protein, with the protein MNKILLFLFFVAAGFFSKAYSQTTYIIKGRITDATSGDPIPFANIAVKASTSGAITNFDGFYQLKYTLPADSLLVTYVGYDTKSKAIAPNLAEQTIDIQLMPGSLQLREVRIFAGENPAYAIMRKIMANKKQNNQDNLGAYEYESYNKIQIDIDNLSDKFRKRKAIQKMTHIVDKYDEVKGEDGETVIPIFISESVSNVYYRNDPKKKKEIIRKTKVSGVGLTDGSLVSQLTGSSFQQYNFYNNWLNILEKDFVSPIAESWKVYYEYYLADSTSNGNRYDYQIDFEPKHEQDLAFSGSFWVDGESFALTQMDVSVGKRANLNFIDKIKIQQSYDYFETEKRWVPVKTRVLIDVDEPTKKTAGMLLKFYSSNSKYKINSPLDNKFYDTGIELMEDYMQHDSVFWAKSRPESLTPSEILSFQLVDSLKVLPVIKTYTEILNIFVNGYKKLDKWNIDIGPYLFLYANNAVEGHRFRLGFRTDPGFSRKWIFNGYGAYGTRDHEFKYGAGMDYIVSRKPWTMAGISYSKDLERLGVSAETIGPNTLFGAFSRFGAFRRPYWQEDISAYFKREMVKGLTGSVQLRHRNFIPLFPFAYRTTPDEGAESPLKSSFDITELNFELRLARKETFLAE; encoded by the coding sequence ATGAACAAAATATTACTTTTTCTGTTTTTTGTTGCGGCAGGATTTTTTTCCAAAGCTTATTCCCAAACTACTTATATCATTAAAGGACGGATTACAGATGCTACTTCCGGTGATCCTATCCCCTTCGCTAATATTGCAGTAAAAGCTTCAACCTCAGGAGCAATTACCAATTTTGATGGTTTCTATCAATTAAAATACACTCTTCCGGCAGACTCTTTGCTCGTAACTTATGTAGGTTACGATACAAAAAGTAAAGCAATAGCACCTAACCTTGCTGAACAAACAATCGATATTCAGCTGATGCCAGGCTCTTTACAATTGAGGGAAGTAAGAATATTTGCCGGAGAAAACCCTGCTTATGCCATCATGCGTAAGATAATGGCCAACAAAAAGCAAAATAATCAGGATAATCTGGGAGCTTACGAATATGAGAGTTACAACAAGATCCAGATTGATATTGATAATCTTTCGGATAAATTCAGGAAGCGTAAGGCCATTCAGAAAATGACTCATATCGTAGACAAATACGATGAAGTGAAAGGAGAAGATGGCGAAACGGTTATACCGATTTTCATATCAGAATCTGTTTCTAATGTTTATTACAGAAATGATCCGAAAAAGAAAAAGGAAATTATCCGCAAGACCAAAGTATCGGGTGTAGGCCTCACCGATGGCAGCCTTGTTTCCCAATTGACAGGCTCCTCTTTTCAACAATATAATTTTTACAACAACTGGCTTAACATTCTTGAAAAAGACTTCGTTTCTCCCATCGCCGAAAGCTGGAAAGTATATTATGAATATTATCTGGCAGACAGTACTTCTAATGGAAATCGCTACGATTATCAGATTGATTTTGAACCAAAGCATGAACAGGATCTGGCTTTCAGCGGATCATTCTGGGTAGACGGGGAGAGTTTTGCGCTTACGCAAATGGACGTAAGTGTTGGGAAAAGAGCTAACCTGAATTTTATAGATAAAATTAAAATCCAGCAATCTTACGACTACTTTGAAACTGAAAAAAGATGGGTTCCGGTCAAAACCCGGGTTTTGATAGATGTGGATGAACCCACTAAAAAAACAGCCGGAATGCTGCTTAAATTTTATTCTTCCAATTCAAAATACAAGATCAATTCTCCGCTTGATAACAAGTTTTATGATACAGGTATCGAGCTCATGGAAGATTACATGCAGCATGATTCTGTTTTTTGGGCCAAAAGCAGGCCAGAGTCCCTTACTCCTTCTGAAATTTTAAGTTTTCAGCTTGTTGATTCTTTAAAGGTTTTGCCCGTCATCAAAACGTACACAGAGATTCTGAATATTTTTGTAAACGGGTACAAAAAACTGGATAAATGGAACATTGATATTGGCCCTTATTTATTTTTATATGCCAACAATGCTGTTGAGGGCCATCGTTTCAGATTAGGATTCAGGACAGATCCGGGATTTAGCCGAAAGTGGATCTTTAATGGCTACGGCGCTTACGGGACGCGTGACCATGAGTTCAAATACGGTGCAGGAATGGATTATATCGTTTCCAGAAAACCATGGACCATGGCTGGTATTTCCTATTCAAAAGATCTGGAAAGGCTGGGCGTTTCCGCTGAAACAATTGGCCCAAATACACTTTTTGGCGCTTTTTCAAGATTTGGTGCTTTTCGCAGGCCCTACTGGCAGGAAGATATTTCGGCTTATTTTAAACGTGAAATGGTAAAAGGATTAACCGGAAGCGTTCAGTTACGACACAGAAATTTCATCCCTTTGTTCCCGTTTGCTTATCGCACTACTCCTGATGAAGGTGCAGAATCGCCTCTGAAAAGTTCGTTTGACATTACAGAACTCAATTTTGAACTGCGTTTGGCAAGAAAAGAAACTTTCCTTGCAGAATGA
- a CDS encoding DNA gyrase/topoisomerase IV subunit A, whose translation MDENGATPDVEDSKLHDKLPISGLYESWFLDYASYVILERAVPAIEDGLKPVQRRILHALNEMDDGRFNKVANVVGSSMQFHPHGDASIYDAIVNLGQKELLFDTQGNWGDIRTGDGAAAARYIEVRLSKFSREIVFNDATTEWQLSYDGRKREPVTLPVKFPLTLSLGVEGIAVGLSTKILPHNFCELIEASISILQGKDVTIYPDFLTGGQVDVSNYNDGQRGGKVRVRARIEEEDKKMLVIRDIPFGITTTSLIESIVKANDGGKIKIRKVVDNTAADVEIQVHLAPGVSPDITMDALYAFTDCEISISPNACIIIADKPHFVGVTEILKYNTQQTVHLLQRELEIKRLALLEKILYGSLEKIFIENRIYRDIEECETFEAVIRTIDKGLEPFKPQFYREINDDDIVELTEIRIKRISKYDGYKADEQMKKWSDELAETEENLANITRFAIAFFRDLLKKYGKGRERRTEIRAFNQISANIVAANNQKLYVNRAEGFVGYGLKKDEYVMDCSDIDDIIVFKTDGKCLVVKAQEKVFVGKDIIYCAVFVKNDERKVYNLIYVDGKTGVSYSKRFQVTAVTRDREYDLTQGSPKSKITYFSANENGEAEIITLSLTAQSKAKVKQFDFNFAELLIKNRSAMGNVLTKYSVRKITLKQAGRSTLGGVDLWFDPIIGRLNRDERGEYLGNFEASDSILVVYKEGTYELTSFDLTNHYVSNEVLLVKKFDPKIAITAVYYDGGQKQHFIKRFHIETSSLDKKFLFISDAKNSKLLLASTDKYPKLEISLPKTAQTERVNTEYLIAEIVEIRGWKAMGNKLPFDKFKEIRWLPSLPDLPDEIISEPAEANEEVADNVEEAEEIQDTDGTSDADIVALDEVIQEAIPEEIPDITATEEAVPDENEEDEKVLKPKKEPKKGSKRKSQLGLFE comes from the coding sequence ATGGACGAAAACGGAGCTACGCCTGACGTAGAAGATAGCAAGTTACACGACAAATTACCCATCTCGGGCCTTTACGAAAGCTGGTTTCTCGATTATGCCTCTTATGTAATTCTGGAACGCGCTGTTCCTGCAATTGAAGACGGGTTAAAACCGGTTCAGCGCAGGATTCTGCATGCATTGAACGAAATGGATGACGGCCGCTTCAATAAAGTTGCGAATGTGGTTGGTTCCTCCATGCAGTTTCACCCGCATGGCGATGCTTCTATTTACGATGCCATTGTCAACCTTGGACAAAAGGAACTGCTTTTTGATACACAAGGTAACTGGGGTGATATCAGGACCGGCGACGGAGCTGCGGCTGCACGTTATATTGAGGTCCGGCTTTCAAAGTTTTCAAGAGAGATCGTCTTCAATGATGCCACTACGGAATGGCAATTGTCATATGACGGCCGTAAGCGGGAGCCTGTAACACTTCCTGTTAAATTCCCACTGACGCTTTCCCTTGGTGTGGAAGGTATTGCGGTAGGTTTGTCGACCAAGATATTACCGCATAATTTTTGCGAACTGATAGAAGCGTCCATTAGCATTTTACAAGGCAAAGACGTAACCATTTATCCCGACTTCCTGACTGGCGGCCAGGTTGATGTTTCCAATTACAATGATGGCCAGCGAGGTGGAAAAGTAAGGGTACGTGCCAGAATCGAGGAGGAAGACAAGAAAATGCTTGTGATCAGGGATATTCCATTTGGCATTACAACGACTTCCCTGATTGAATCCATCGTAAAAGCGAATGACGGAGGTAAAATAAAGATCAGGAAAGTGGTAGATAATACCGCTGCGGATGTGGAAATTCAGGTGCATCTGGCTCCGGGAGTTTCACCGGATATTACGATGGATGCACTTTATGCATTTACAGATTGTGAAATATCCATTTCGCCTAATGCCTGTATTATTATTGCAGACAAGCCTCATTTTGTTGGTGTTACCGAAATTTTAAAATATAATACCCAGCAAACTGTCCATCTTCTTCAGCGTGAATTAGAAATCAAACGGCTGGCGTTGCTGGAAAAAATCCTTTATGGTTCTCTTGAAAAAATATTTATTGAAAACCGTATATACCGTGATATTGAAGAATGTGAAACTTTCGAAGCCGTTATCAGGACAATTGACAAGGGACTGGAACCTTTCAAACCACAGTTTTACAGGGAAATAAATGATGATGATATCGTTGAACTGACAGAGATCAGGATCAAGCGGATCTCGAAATACGACGGTTACAAAGCCGACGAGCAAATGAAGAAGTGGAGTGATGAATTGGCAGAAACTGAGGAAAACCTGGCTAATATCACACGTTTTGCCATCGCTTTTTTTAGAGATTTATTGAAAAAATATGGCAAGGGAAGAGAAAGAAGAACTGAAATACGTGCTTTCAATCAGATCTCAGCCAATATTGTGGCCGCTAATAATCAGAAACTGTATGTCAATCGTGCTGAGGGTTTTGTAGGTTACGGGCTTAAAAAGGACGAGTATGTGATGGACTGCTCGGATATTGATGATATCATCGTTTTCAAAACCGATGGAAAATGCCTGGTTGTTAAAGCGCAGGAAAAGGTGTTTGTCGGAAAGGATATTATTTACTGTGCAGTTTTTGTTAAGAACGATGAGCGCAAGGTGTATAACCTCATTTATGTAGATGGCAAAACCGGGGTTTCATACAGCAAGAGATTTCAGGTAACTGCCGTAACGCGTGACCGGGAGTATGATCTTACACAGGGAAGCCCGAAATCGAAAATTACCTATTTCAGCGCAAATGAAAATGGGGAAGCCGAAATTATCACATTAAGTCTTACTGCCCAAAGCAAAGCAAAAGTGAAGCAATTTGATTTCAATTTTGCTGAACTGCTTATTAAAAACCGCAGTGCGATGGGTAATGTACTGACCAAATATTCGGTCAGGAAAATTACGCTGAAACAGGCAGGAAGATCTACATTAGGTGGTGTAGACTTATGGTTTGACCCGATTATAGGAAGATTAAACCGGGACGAACGGGGTGAATATCTGGGCAATTTTGAGGCGTCAGACAGTATTTTGGTCGTATATAAAGAAGGAACCTATGAGCTGACCAGTTTTGACCTGACGAACCACTATGTTTCCAATGAGGTCTTGCTTGTTAAGAAATTCGATCCGAAAATCGCTATTACTGCTGTTTATTATGATGGAGGGCAGAAGCAGCATTTCATCAAACGTTTCCATATTGAAACTTCTTCTCTAGACAAGAAATTCCTGTTTATCAGTGATGCAAAAAACAGTAAGCTGTTATTAGCCAGTACAGATAAATATCCAAAACTGGAAATCTCATTACCAAAAACAGCTCAAACCGAACGTGTAAATACAGAATATCTGATTGCGGAAATTGTAGAAATCCGTGGTTGGAAAGCAATGGGAAACAAACTTCCTTTTGATAAATTCAAAGAAATACGCTGGCTTCCTTCCCTACCCGACCTGCCTGATGAAATCATTTCTGAGCCGGCTGAAGCAAATGAAGAAGTGGCGGACAATGTAGAAGAAGCTGAGGAAATCCAGGATACGGATGGAACTTCCGATGCAGATATTGTAGCGCTGGATGAAGTAATTCAGGAGGCTATTCCGGAAGAAATACCGGATATAACTGCAACTGAGGAAGCCGTACCCGACGAAAACGAAGAAGATGAAAAGGTTTTAAAACCTAAGAAAGAACCAAAGAAAGGCTCTAAACGCAAAAGCCAGTTAGGTTTGTTTGAATAG
- a CDS encoding NAD(P)/FAD-dependent oxidoreductase, with product MHQTLQLTLLPEVALDDENLRQFIIKKLRLNKDENPVIRRTRQSIDARSKQVKVNVQAEVYVNELPPSLISFNLNYPDVSQRPKALVVGCGPAGMFAALRLIELGIKPVLFERGKDVRARRRDLAAINKEHIVNPESNYCFGEGGAGTYSDGKLYTRSNKRGDIRRVLEIFVGHGASEQILVDTHPHIGTNKLPVVVAEMRESILKAGGEIHFDTKVTDLILEQNELKGVITDDSKEHTGIGVILATGHSARDIYELLNDKNILIESKSFAMGVRIEHPQRVIDKIQYHCETDRGPYLPAASYSLVTQTRYKGIQRGVFSFCMCPGGFIVPAATSPGELVVNGMSPSRRDSPYANSGIVVSVEEEDIAPYKEFGALAGLQFQKEIEQKACNLAGTTQTAPAQLANDFVKMKISAELKETSYQPGLHSVDLYEVLPPNISNPLRDGLADFGRKMKGYLSNDAQLIGVESRTSSPVRIPRDRDSCEHPVVKGLFPCGEGAGYAGGIMSAAMDGERCAEQLAKLYAHVF from the coding sequence ATGCACCAGACACTTCAATTAACTCTACTTCCTGAAGTAGCGCTTGACGACGAGAATCTCCGTCAGTTTATCATCAAAAAACTACGTCTGAATAAAGATGAAAATCCAGTAATCCGCAGAACACGGCAATCTATCGATGCACGGAGCAAACAGGTTAAAGTGAATGTGCAGGCAGAAGTGTATGTAAATGAACTGCCGCCTTCACTGATCAGCTTCAATCTCAATTATCCGGATGTGAGCCAGCGCCCAAAGGCTTTGGTTGTAGGATGCGGTCCGGCAGGAATGTTTGCAGCATTACGGCTTATCGAACTGGGTATCAAACCTGTGCTTTTTGAAAGAGGCAAAGATGTCCGTGCCCGAAGACGTGATCTGGCAGCGATCAACAAAGAGCATATTGTTAATCCGGAATCCAATTACTGCTTTGGCGAAGGTGGTGCCGGGACTTATTCCGATGGAAAATTATATACAAGATCAAATAAAAGAGGTGATATCCGCAGAGTGCTTGAAATATTTGTAGGGCACGGTGCAAGTGAACAGATCCTTGTCGATACGCATCCTCATATCGGCACCAATAAACTGCCTGTTGTTGTAGCAGAAATGCGTGAAAGCATCCTGAAAGCAGGCGGTGAAATTCATTTTGACACTAAGGTTACGGATCTGATACTGGAACAAAATGAACTGAAAGGAGTCATTACTGATGACAGCAAAGAACATACCGGCATTGGTGTGATTCTGGCAACCGGCCATTCTGCACGCGATATTTATGAATTGCTGAATGACAAAAATATCCTGATCGAAAGTAAGTCATTTGCGATGGGTGTCCGCATCGAGCATCCGCAACGTGTAATTGACAAAATCCAATACCATTGTGAAACGGATCGTGGCCCTTATCTGCCGGCCGCTTCGTACAGCCTGGTTACGCAAACACGGTACAAAGGTATTCAGCGTGGCGTATTTTCGTTTTGTATGTGTCCGGGTGGGTTTATTGTTCCCGCTGCCACATCTCCCGGCGAACTTGTTGTGAACGGTATGTCACCTTCCCGCAGGGATTCACCTTATGCTAATTCAGGGATTGTGGTTTCTGTTGAAGAAGAAGATATTGCCCCTTATAAAGAATTTGGAGCATTGGCAGGACTTCAGTTTCAAAAAGAAATTGAGCAAAAAGCGTGTAATCTGGCAGGAACTACACAAACGGCTCCTGCACAACTGGCAAATGATTTTGTAAAAATGAAAATATCTGCGGAATTGAAGGAAACTTCTTACCAGCCAGGTTTACATTCCGTTGATCTGTATGAAGTACTTCCACCAAATATTTCCAATCCGCTGCGTGACGGGCTGGCAGATTTTGGCAGGAAAATGAAGGGATATTTATCCAATGATGCGCAGCTGATCGGAGTTGAAAGCCGGACTTCCTCACCAGTCAGAATACCCAGGGACAGAGATTCCTGCGAGCATCCGGTAGTTAAAGGTTTATTTCCATGCGGGGAAGGTGCCGGTTATGCCGGAGGAATTATGTCGGCTGCCATGGACGGTGAGCGTTGTGCTGAGCAACTTGCAAAGTTGTACGCGCATGTATTTTGA
- a CDS encoding DUF5686 family protein, which produces MGNGNSPAVTFRYTAGIKNFLAGDFNYQKFSLNVKHSFRSGILGRTYYNLTLGYIPSTVPYPLLYTPLGNESLFYVDNAFNLMNYFEFISDRYIQLRMEHNFEGLLFNRIPAIRKLKWRMLATGKIFYGDVSNENLALTSSVDDAGNELQTFNRLNRVPYVELGYGIDNIFRFGRIDFIHRLTYLKNPQVTPFAVKISFWFSL; this is translated from the coding sequence ATGGGAAACGGGAATTCACCTGCTGTTACTTTCAGATATACGGCAGGTATCAAAAATTTCCTTGCCGGTGATTTCAATTACCAGAAATTTTCCCTCAACGTCAAGCACAGTTTTCGTTCCGGAATTCTTGGAAGAACTTACTACAATCTTACTCTGGGTTATATACCTTCTACTGTTCCTTACCCGCTGCTGTATACGCCACTGGGAAATGAATCCTTGTTTTATGTTGACAATGCTTTTAACCTGATGAATTATTTCGAATTTATCAGCGACCGCTATATTCAGTTACGCATGGAACATAATTTTGAGGGATTACTGTTTAACCGTATTCCGGCGATCAGGAAATTGAAATGGCGTATGCTGGCAACAGGAAAAATATTTTATGGAGATGTAAGTAATGAAAACCTGGCACTGACTTCCTCGGTAGACGATGCAGGAAATGAATTACAAACTTTTAACCGCCTGAACCGCGTTCCTTATGTTGAACTTGGTTACGGCATTGATAATATATTCAGGTTCGGCAGAATTGATTTTATACACAGGCTTACCTATCTCAAAAACCCTCAGGTAACTCCTTTCGCTGTTAAAATATCTTTCTGGTTCAGCTTGTAA
- a CDS encoding ElyC/SanA/YdcF family protein, which produces MKNLLKAIIFLVFICLVFILLCNFWIVYYTRQYNFFSIESLPSNDVALVLGTSRNTEKGKENLFFKYRMEATAHLFKEGKIKYIILSGNNDSQYYNEPLDMKKALLNLGVPENVMTLDYAGFRTFDSVVRCRQVFNQDNFTIISQNFHNARALYIARNEGINAISFAAQDVPDGYSFRTLIREYLARPKAVLDVHFLRPSADITSNNEITKKMKNQKEK; this is translated from the coding sequence TTGAAAAATTTGCTCAAAGCGATTATTTTCCTGGTATTTATCTGCTTGGTTTTCATCTTGCTGTGTAATTTCTGGATAGTATATTACACGCGGCAGTACAATTTTTTTTCGATTGAAAGTTTACCAAGTAATGATGTAGCCCTTGTTTTGGGAACCAGCAGAAATACAGAAAAAGGAAAGGAAAACCTCTTTTTCAAATACCGGATGGAAGCTACTGCGCATTTGTTTAAGGAAGGCAAGATCAAGTATATTATTTTAAGTGGAAATAACGATTCACAGTATTATAACGAGCCGCTGGACATGAAAAAGGCATTGCTTAATCTGGGAGTTCCTGAAAATGTCATGACGCTGGATTATGCAGGATTCCGCACTTTCGACTCGGTTGTGCGATGCAGGCAGGTATTTAACCAGGATAATTTCACGATTATTTCCCAGAACTTCCACAATGCCAGGGCACTGTATATTGCACGTAATGAAGGAATTAATGCCATTTCGTTTGCGGCACAGGATGTACCGGACGGTTATTCATTCCGCACGCTCATACGCGAGTATCTTGCGAGGCCAAAGGCTGTGCTGGATGTTCATTTTCTGCGGCCATCTGCCGACATTACATCAAATAATGAGATCACGAAAAAAATGAAAAACCAAAAAGAAAAGTAA
- a CDS encoding CoA pyrophosphatase, whose protein sequence is MILGSFSSFINHISQNLKNPLPGESAHRIMQATSSLRLSFKPNNRTRKSAVLILFYPHKDEIYFPLILRPAYDGVHSGQVAFPGGRYELSDENLIRTALREAQEEIGLRLTDVKILGSLTELFIPPSNFFVLPVVATIPYRPDFYPDAREVEDIFEIKLDEISNINIVGSSNIQIRGEQVYAPHYEIQGYKIWGATAMMISELLTVINASDTSPKN, encoded by the coding sequence ATGATACTAGGATCATTTTCGTCCTTTATTAATCATATATCCCAAAATCTCAAAAACCCGCTTCCAGGCGAGTCGGCTCACCGGATTATGCAGGCAACTTCGTCGCTCCGGTTAAGTTTTAAGCCCAATAACCGGACCCGTAAAAGCGCCGTTCTTATTTTATTCTATCCACATAAGGACGAAATTTATTTCCCTCTCATTCTCCGTCCGGCTTACGACGGAGTACATTCCGGACAAGTAGCGTTTCCCGGCGGGAGGTATGAACTGAGTGACGAAAATCTGATACGTACAGCTTTACGGGAAGCACAGGAGGAAATCGGGCTCAGACTGACAGACGTAAAAATTCTGGGAAGCCTGACAGAGCTTTTTATCCCACCCAGTAACTTTTTTGTTTTGCCCGTAGTTGCAACCATTCCTTATCGTCCGGATTTTTATCCTGATGCACGTGAAGTAGAGGATATTTTTGAGATAAAACTGGATGAAATTTCCAACATAAATATTGTCGGATCCAGCAATATACAAATAAGGGGAGAACAGGTATACGCTCCTCATTATGAAATTCAGGGTTATAAAATCTGGGGTGCAACAGCTATGATGATCAGCGAACTGCTGACTGTTATCAATGCCTCAGATACCAGCCCGAAAAACTAA